A genomic stretch from Caldalkalibacillus salinus includes:
- a CDS encoding HAD family hydrolase codes for MTDIKLVAIDVDGTLLTDEHELTEHTKNTILKLKDKGIQVILASGRGPTSCIPFVNQLNLTEPLITHNGAVIYHPVTGEVEKEIGFEAQELLPFIEYCREHQIQFDLNTALDMYVEQSTPEAEKVYEIFYINPTRVEDSSQLDEQIVKFTITGQQEQLDDMMQKLAPQFPNWSIIRSGETFIDIIHPKATKGFALQHILKEKNIQPEEVLAFGNYFNDVEMLQLAGTGVAMGNAPDGVKAKADRIAPPNNEEGVAAILQEYLK; via the coding sequence ATGACAGACATTAAGCTAGTGGCCATTGATGTTGATGGCACCTTACTGACAGACGAACATGAATTAACTGAACACACCAAAAACACTATTTTAAAGTTAAAGGACAAGGGTATACAGGTCATACTGGCAAGTGGCCGGGGGCCGACTTCTTGTATCCCGTTCGTCAATCAACTTAATTTAACGGAGCCGTTGATTACACACAACGGGGCCGTCATTTATCACCCTGTTACGGGGGAAGTAGAAAAAGAGATTGGCTTTGAAGCACAGGAACTGTTACCATTCATCGAGTATTGTCGGGAGCACCAGATCCAATTTGATTTAAACACGGCGCTTGATATGTATGTCGAGCAGTCGACGCCTGAGGCAGAGAAAGTATATGAAATATTTTATATCAATCCCACTCGTGTTGAAGACAGTAGTCAATTAGATGAACAAATTGTAAAATTCACAATCACAGGTCAACAAGAACAATTAGACGATATGATGCAAAAGCTCGCTCCTCAATTTCCAAACTGGAGTATTATCCGTAGCGGTGAGACATTTATAGATATCATACACCCCAAAGCAACCAAAGGTTTTGCTTTACAGCATATCTTAAAGGAGAAGAACATACAGCCTGAAGAGGTACTCGCATTTGGTAACTACTTTAACGACGTCGAAATGCTGCAATTAGCGGGCACTGGCGTAGCGATGGGAAATGCCCCTGATGGTGTGAAAGCAAAAGCTGACCGCATTGCCCCACCTAATAACGAGGAGGGCGTGGCGGCCATATTGCAGGAATACCTGAAGTAA
- a CDS encoding S8 family serine peptidase has product MKKTFKSMVILLVLALAFSTFSTSMANDSVEASFLVVFKSETLPENAEQVVNEAGGTITYEVPEIGVVEATTTSPTVFLAHMLDSQEVRTVGPSLAVDLNLPEFSVDEESSSTTGHEPVPVEENIWEAGWQWDIEQVTNQFESHSVHTGTHDVVVGVIDTGFDFNHPDLKNNIVPGSKTFVPGTADAWDAHSHGTHVAGTIAANGRVKGVAPDVGVRAYRVFDTGSAQQIWITNAIIAAANDGVDVINMSLGGTRVKGQWFYTDEETGERINLGNDAADIVAYNRAIRYAINKDVTVVSSAGNSGQDLSNPASVTEWYNQNLQESGETQYEVKGATFYVPTQIPGVITVSATGGGFGTDERLAFYSNYGNGAVNLGAPGGDLGPDYPEINEDDYKYLVLSTVPTYLSQSSVAVELFGEGGYGWKGGTSMASPQVAGAAAAYISQVYEETGNKPSPSQVKTALQQTAEDAGKNGYDKYYGHGIVNIYNALTR; this is encoded by the coding sequence ATGAAAAAAACGTTTAAATCAATGGTTATTTTGTTAGTGTTAGCACTTGCTTTTTCTACATTTAGTACGTCTATGGCAAACGACAGTGTAGAAGCGTCCTTCTTGGTTGTATTTAAGTCGGAGACACTTCCGGAAAATGCAGAGCAGGTCGTTAATGAGGCAGGTGGGACGATCACTTATGAGGTGCCAGAAATCGGTGTCGTTGAAGCAACAACGACTTCACCAACGGTCTTTTTAGCTCATATGTTAGATTCACAGGAAGTACGTACAGTCGGGCCTTCCTTGGCTGTAGATTTAAATTTACCTGAGTTTAGTGTGGATGAGGAATCGTCTTCCACAACAGGTCATGAACCTGTTCCCGTAGAGGAGAATATCTGGGAAGCAGGATGGCAATGGGATATTGAGCAGGTCACAAACCAGTTTGAAAGCCACAGCGTTCATACTGGGACGCATGATGTCGTTGTAGGTGTGATTGATACTGGGTTTGATTTCAATCATCCTGATTTAAAAAATAATATTGTTCCGGGTTCTAAAACCTTTGTACCAGGAACTGCAGATGCTTGGGATGCACATAGTCACGGGACACACGTCGCGGGGACCATTGCAGCGAATGGACGAGTCAAAGGGGTTGCACCAGACGTGGGTGTGAGAGCTTATCGTGTGTTCGACACAGGCTCTGCTCAACAGATTTGGATTACCAATGCTATAATAGCGGCGGCAAACGATGGTGTTGATGTCATTAACATGAGCTTAGGTGGAACCAGAGTCAAAGGCCAGTGGTTCTACACGGACGAGGAAACGGGTGAACGCATCAATCTTGGTAATGATGCAGCGGATATCGTAGCTTATAATCGTGCCATCCGTTATGCGATCAACAAGGATGTTACAGTGGTATCATCTGCAGGTAATTCTGGCCAAGATTTAAGTAATCCTGCTAGTGTGACAGAATGGTATAACCAAAATTTACAAGAAAGTGGCGAAACACAATATGAAGTGAAAGGGGCCACTTTTTATGTCCCAACCCAAATCCCTGGCGTCATCACTGTATCTGCCACAGGTGGTGGATTTGGAACAGATGAGCGTTTAGCATTTTACTCAAACTATGGTAACGGTGCTGTCAACTTAGGGGCACCAGGTGGAGATCTTGGACCGGACTACCCTGAAATAAACGAAGATGACTATAAATACCTGGTTTTAAGTACTGTGCCAACATATCTCAGTCAATCGAGTGTGGCCGTAGAACTCTTCGGAGAGGGTGGATATGGCTGGAAAGGTGGGACTTCCATGGCGTCGCCACAGGTGGCAGGTGCCGCAGCCGCTTACATTTCTCAAGTCTATGAAGAGACTGGAAACAAACCATCTCCATCTCAAGTCAAGACGGCTTTACAGCAGACTGCTGAAGATGCAGGTAAAAACGGTTATGACAAGTACTACGGGCATGGTATCGTTAACATCTATAACGCACTTACACGGTAA
- a CDS encoding CotD family spore coat protein — protein MNQKRHRSDMAGYGSKKPMFPTQKKKGAKHPTQQQLPQQQPMMQQPQPMQPTQPTQVAPATTGPGTQPGTMAPMGGFPQGAPAQVAPVRRVQHPTQVLENHTVTRYPVVNVYPTHVRNVRHHVCEYYCECPVTQSVEDCYHVVDHCNRPPRRPYRR, from the coding sequence GTGAACCAAAAACGTCACCGGAGTGACATGGCTGGTTATGGTTCGAAAAAGCCAATGTTCCCCACCCAAAAGAAAAAGGGAGCTAAACACCCGACACAACAACAATTACCTCAACAACAACCCATGATGCAGCAACCCCAACCGATGCAACCGACACAACCGACACAAGTCGCACCAGCGACCACAGGACCTGGAACGCAACCGGGTACTATGGCACCTATGGGAGGCTTTCCACAGGGAGCGCCTGCACAAGTGGCCCCTGTTAGACGTGTTCAGCACCCGACTCAAGTACTTGAGAATCATACAGTGACACGTTATCCTGTCGTTAATGTCTATCCGACACACGTGCGCAACGTGAGACATCACGTATGTGAATATTATTGTGAGTGCCCCGTCACTCAAAGTGTAGAAGATTGCTATCATGTGGTAGACCATTGTAACCGGCCACCCAGACGCCCCTACAGACGCTAA
- a CDS encoding DUF2935 domain-containing protein: MSFGKVSMFEHTFWLQVLGDHARFIFYTLSPAEAEYIQQAQHFIQLNDHLLEQARQMKNASDQNWTELAQHAYSAAESIRQFKLQIISVHLSCEIDIALTPTFLNHMVNEVEEYLRILTYLIRGEVPPILHPVHHHNIWLLDAAGHAAAIKGDIDPVEKKVAKKAEAFQTTFEDFYIKAREMAGFIRARQDLFPALQQFNADTSLEITLFYHFLEELEEMRLDCRRLGTLMPLMADHMAREECYYLIKLHEVDPTNVKITECDPTKPRTQQV, encoded by the coding sequence TTGAGTTTCGGGAAGGTAAGTATGTTTGAACATACGTTTTGGCTCCAGGTCTTAGGAGATCATGCCCGGTTTATTTTTTACACCTTATCCCCCGCAGAGGCGGAATATATTCAACAAGCCCAGCATTTTATCCAACTGAATGACCATTTATTAGAGCAGGCACGCCAAATGAAAAACGCCTCAGATCAGAATTGGACTGAATTAGCTCAACACGCCTATAGTGCAGCGGAGTCTATACGTCAGTTTAAATTACAAATCATTTCGGTGCATTTATCCTGTGAGATCGATATAGCATTAACGCCTACATTTTTGAACCATATGGTGAATGAAGTTGAAGAGTATCTTCGTATTCTGACCTATCTCATCAGAGGAGAAGTCCCGCCCATCTTGCATCCTGTCCACCATCATAATATATGGTTGTTAGATGCTGCCGGTCACGCCGCGGCAATAAAAGGTGATATTGATCCCGTAGAGAAAAAAGTAGCTAAAAAGGCCGAAGCCTTTCAAACGACATTTGAGGATTTTTATATTAAGGCGCGAGAGATGGCAGGATTTATACGAGCCAGGCAGGATCTATTCCCCGCCTTACAGCAATTTAATGCTGATACATCATTGGAGATTACACTTTTCTACCACTTTTTAGAAGAGTTAGAGGAAATGCGCCTCGATTGTCGGCGTTTAGGGACGTTGATGCCCTTAATGGCCGACCACATGGCTCGAGAGGAGTGTTATTACTTAATCAAATTACATGAGGTAGATCCGACCAATGTAAAAATAACGGAGTGTGATCCGACGAAGCCCCGTACTCAGCAAGTCTAG
- a CDS encoding N-acetylmuramoyl-L-alanine amidase family protein, giving the protein MRSFRQAVLIIGLLIMTSYCFNSSVQAVTQERPLQQKLLHYDIIIDVGHGGIDGGTHRGSLLEKNINLEVGKALYDELQKRKYEVGITRLQDYALSDDSPQPRVGSRHKRDLRQRALIAKGVNPALFISLHTNYSSHSGVKGPMIIHQDQAKSTLMAQLLQSELNHLTGYPKKEFPSRRYYLLQSVPCPCMIAEIGYISHPIEAKRLQDPAYQQQIAIKMANAIDQYFHLYPYDEE; this is encoded by the coding sequence ATGCGCAGTTTTCGTCAGGCCGTCTTAATAATAGGACTGCTCATCATGACTTCATATTGTTTTAACTCGAGTGTACAGGCTGTGACTCAGGAACGGCCCTTACAACAAAAGCTTTTACATTATGATATTATCATCGACGTTGGACATGGTGGGATCGATGGGGGAACTCACCGTGGGTCGCTTTTAGAAAAAAACATTAATCTAGAAGTCGGTAAGGCATTATACGACGAACTTCAAAAAAGAAAGTACGAAGTAGGCATCACACGCTTGCAGGATTATGCCTTAAGTGATGACAGTCCCCAACCACGCGTTGGAAGCAGGCATAAGAGAGATCTTCGTCAAAGGGCGCTTATTGCTAAAGGGGTAAATCCTGCCCTCTTCATCAGTCTCCATACCAATTATTCGTCACACAGTGGTGTGAAAGGCCCGATGATCATTCACCAAGATCAAGCCAAAAGTACGCTTATGGCACAGTTACTACAGTCAGAGCTTAATCACTTAACGGGGTATCCCAAAAAAGAATTCCCTAGTCGTCGATACTACTTACTGCAGTCCGTGCCATGCCCCTGTATGATAGCAGAGATTGGGTATATTAGTCACCCCATAGAAGCTAAACGCTTACAAGACCCAGCATACCAGCAACAGATAGCAATTAAAATGGCCAATGCCATTGATCAGTACTTTCATCTGTATCCGTACGATGAGGAATAG
- a CDS encoding pseudouridine synthase, which yields MRLDKLLANMGYGSRKEMKKWLKSGQVTVNGETIKDGKVQINTEYDVVMFQGEQVVYRQHVYLMLNKPAGVISATEDTTEETVLDLVPIEFQHFQPFPVGRLDKDTEGLLILTNDGQLAHQLLSPKKHVPKTYVASIDGQVTEADKIAFSEGVQLEDGYVCLPAKLHIEESGMNSHIRITIFEGKFHQIKRMFQARGHQVTYLQRVQMGSLSLDHNLELGEVRELTEEELVQLQQ from the coding sequence ATGAGACTAGATAAATTATTAGCAAATATGGGCTACGGCAGTCGTAAGGAAATGAAAAAATGGCTAAAATCTGGTCAAGTGACCGTGAATGGTGAAACCATAAAAGATGGGAAAGTACAAATCAACACAGAATATGATGTGGTCATGTTTCAAGGAGAACAGGTCGTCTATCGGCAGCATGTATACCTCATGCTAAATAAACCGGCAGGTGTCATTTCCGCAACGGAAGATACGACAGAGGAAACTGTGTTGGACTTAGTGCCAATCGAGTTTCAACATTTTCAACCATTTCCGGTTGGCAGACTGGACAAGGATACAGAAGGTCTTCTAATTCTAACTAATGACGGACAACTGGCCCATCAGCTTCTCTCTCCAAAAAAACATGTCCCTAAGACGTATGTGGCATCCATCGATGGTCAAGTCACAGAAGCGGATAAAATAGCGTTTAGTGAAGGGGTACAACTCGAGGATGGCTATGTATGTTTACCTGCAAAGCTACATATTGAAGAGTCAGGTATGAATTCACACATCCGGATCACGATCTTTGAGGGTAAATTTCATCAAATTAAACGTATGTTCCAAGCCCGAGGGCACCAAGTGACGTACCTGCAACGCGTACAAATGGGATCACTTTCGTTAGACCATAACCTTGAGTTGGGAGAAGTAAGAGAATTAACAGAGGAAGAACTCGTCCAGCTTCAACAATAG
- a CDS encoding helix-turn-helix transcriptional regulator, with protein MIGQKIYYFRKSNGMTQEQLAHGICSVSHLSKIENGHETPSQDILGHLCNRLGITLDDIDMEKEEQAFDQLLQDWYRVIMKRNQQEMDRVYQLVKEKKKTIQSPPLLLKCELFFARYLMINDKHDEALSILKEIKEHLKHLDGEIKYLFYMFWGTVLYNKYNYAEAIQYHRKAEEVANNIRIEDPELYYMLGITFSQLYQISHSIYYTNKALELFNKQFDFKRSIECEIILGINSRRIENKEQAEKHYYNALKVAEENNDTQNIAIIYHNLGVAYSYEDINKSNDFYLKSTEYMDKENIDDLSRTYLCLAKNHLKLEDKEQALYYIDLGINILAKDSDHDMMLYQFKVLDFIARECYDEKFESLLKDEVIPFYLQKKIHFHVAEYAEMLAVYFYKKFKYKQASQYYRLANESRKNITLT; from the coding sequence ATGATCGGGCAAAAGATATATTATTTCAGAAAGTCTAATGGCATGACGCAAGAGCAGTTGGCCCACGGCATCTGTTCAGTTTCCCATCTGAGTAAAATAGAAAACGGCCACGAAACGCCAAGCCAGGATATTTTAGGTCATTTGTGTAATCGTCTAGGTATCACATTAGATGATATCGATATGGAAAAGGAAGAGCAAGCGTTTGATCAACTACTTCAGGACTGGTATCGGGTCATCATGAAACGAAACCAGCAAGAGATGGACCGCGTGTATCAACTTGTTAAAGAGAAGAAGAAAACCATACAATCCCCACCTCTATTGCTTAAATGCGAACTTTTCTTCGCGAGATACTTGATGATTAATGACAAGCATGATGAGGCACTGTCTATCCTAAAAGAAATCAAGGAACATCTTAAACACTTGGATGGCGAAATCAAATACTTATTTTATATGTTTTGGGGAACCGTACTGTATAACAAATACAATTACGCTGAAGCGATTCAATACCACCGTAAAGCGGAAGAAGTGGCTAACAATATCCGGATAGAGGATCCTGAATTATATTATATGTTGGGTATCACCTTCAGCCAGTTGTATCAAATCTCACACTCCATCTATTACACGAATAAAGCACTTGAATTATTTAACAAACAATTTGATTTTAAACGGAGCATTGAATGTGAGATTATCTTGGGTATTAACAGTCGCAGAATTGAGAATAAAGAGCAGGCAGAGAAGCATTATTATAACGCTTTAAAAGTTGCTGAAGAAAATAATGATACGCAAAATATTGCCATCATCTATCACAACCTTGGTGTGGCTTATAGCTACGAAGACATTAATAAATCAAACGATTTTTACTTAAAAAGTACAGAGTATATGGATAAAGAGAATATTGATGATTTGTCTCGTACATATCTTTGTTTAGCGAAAAATCACCTCAAATTAGAAGACAAAGAACAAGCATTGTATTATATTGATCTTGGTATAAATATATTAGCCAAAGATAGCGACCATGACATGATGCTTTATCAATTTAAAGTGCTCGATTTTATTGCTCGCGAATGTTATGACGAAAAGTTTGAAAGCCTACTTAAAGATGAAGTCATTCCTTTTTATCTACAGAAAAAAATCCACTTCCATGTTGCGGAGTATGCTGAAATGTTAGCGGTTTATTTCTATAAAAAATTCAAGTATAAACAAGCGAGTCAGTATTATCGCTTAGCTAACGAATCCAGAAAGAATATAACTCTCACATAA
- a CDS encoding rhodanese-like domain-containing protein: MAFEMDGVKQLDTEEVKEVFENKEKDTVLLDVRENEEYNEAHIPGVKLIPTSAFMHRYEQELDKDKNYVVVCRSGNRSQIVCQFLQDQGFKELANYAGGMLEWDGPTDTADLPTDDGQRWR; the protein is encoded by the coding sequence ATGGCGTTTGAAATGGACGGTGTGAAACAACTTGATACAGAAGAAGTGAAGGAAGTCTTTGAGAATAAAGAAAAGGATACCGTTCTCTTAGACGTGAGAGAAAATGAAGAATACAATGAGGCACATATTCCGGGAGTGAAACTCATTCCCACGAGTGCTTTCATGCACAGATACGAACAAGAGTTAGATAAAGATAAAAATTACGTCGTTGTTTGCCGTAGCGGTAATCGTAGTCAAATTGTATGTCAATTTTTACAAGATCAAGGATTCAAAGAGCTAGCGAATTACGCGGGTGGTATGTTGGAATGGGATGGACCTACAGATACGGCGGACCTTCCGACTGACGATGGTCAACGTTGGCGCTAG
- the cysK gene encoding cysteine synthase A, producing the protein MRVVNNIAELIGDTPMVRLNHLVGDEDATVYIKLEMFNPSGSVKDRAAYNMILEAEKQGRLNDNSVIIEPTSGNTGIGLAMAAAARGYKAILVMPDTMTQERINLLKAYGAEVVLTPGEKKMPGAIQKAHELVKETPNSFMPQQFENTANPDMHRRTTAKEIIAQMEGVGVDHLDAFVATAGTGGTITGTGETLKEHYAELDVYVVEPKGSPVLSGGKPGPHKLVGTSPGFIPEILNQDVYKEIIQCTDEDAYDVTRALARKEGILVGPSAGAACYTAIQIAKRLGKGKTVVCIAPDTGERYLSSDVFQFDR; encoded by the coding sequence ATGCGTGTAGTGAATAACATTGCAGAATTAATTGGGGATACCCCTATGGTCCGCCTTAATCATTTAGTCGGTGATGAGGATGCGACTGTATATATAAAGCTAGAAATGTTTAACCCGAGTGGCAGTGTGAAGGACCGAGCCGCTTATAATATGATACTTGAAGCGGAAAAACAAGGGCGATTAAACGACAATTCTGTCATCATTGAGCCAACTTCGGGTAATACCGGTATTGGACTTGCGATGGCCGCAGCTGCCAGAGGGTATAAAGCCATACTCGTCATGCCTGACACGATGACCCAAGAACGCATTAACCTGCTCAAGGCGTACGGTGCTGAAGTCGTTCTTACACCCGGTGAGAAGAAAATGCCAGGAGCGATACAAAAAGCACATGAATTGGTAAAAGAAACGCCAAACAGTTTCATGCCTCAGCAGTTTGAAAACACGGCTAATCCCGACATGCACCGCCGGACAACGGCTAAGGAAATCATTGCTCAAATGGAAGGTGTGGGCGTCGACCATTTAGACGCTTTCGTCGCAACAGCAGGTACGGGCGGTACGATTACAGGCACAGGTGAAACGTTAAAAGAACATTATGCAGAGTTAGACGTCTACGTTGTGGAACCGAAGGGGTCTCCTGTTCTCTCCGGTGGTAAACCTGGTCCACATAAACTGGTCGGTACAAGCCCAGGTTTCATACCAGAGATACTCAATCAGGACGTGTATAAGGAAATCATCCAGTGTACCGATGAAGACGCTTATGATGTGACTCGGGCTTTAGCGAGAAAAGAGGGCATTTTGGTAGGCCCTTCAGCAGGGGCTGCTTGTTATACGGCCATCCAAATAGCTAAACGCCTGGGTAAAGGTAAAACAGTGGTATGTATCGCCCCCGATACTGGCGAACGTTATCTCTCTAGCGACGTTTTCCAATTTGACAGATAA
- a CDS encoding S8 family peptidase: protein MRKFLALFLSLTLVLAFAVPSASVANNGEEKLEYLVQFEGPVQKGVLEAFGVDEVLHTYDLIPVALVELTEKQYRGLSHHPQIKAVDHNAEVQALGQTVPWGVPHVQGTAAHEGGHTGSGVKVAILDTGIDNEHEDLAANVKGGYSVFTDDENSDPFYDGNGHGTHVAGTVAAVDNTLGVLGVAHQADLYAVKVLSNSGSGSYAGIAEGIEWAVKNDMDIINMSLGGSSSSSVLEEMCNAAYDAGVLTVAAAGNSGNRGGKGDSVGYPAKYESVIAVAAVDADNQRASFSSTGPAVELAAPGVDVLSTVPNNGYDRYNGTSMASPHVAGVAALVWGAKQGLSNEQLRQLLRDSAMDLGDPNHYGYGLVQAVDAIQQ, encoded by the coding sequence TTGAGAAAATTTTTAGCGCTGTTTTTGTCTTTGACCCTTGTATTAGCGTTTGCCGTCCCATCGGCTAGCGTGGCGAACAACGGAGAAGAAAAGCTAGAGTATCTCGTTCAATTTGAAGGCCCAGTACAAAAAGGAGTACTAGAAGCTTTCGGTGTAGATGAAGTCCTCCATACTTACGATTTAATACCCGTGGCGTTAGTGGAATTAACTGAGAAACAGTACCGTGGGTTATCCCATCATCCTCAGATCAAAGCAGTTGACCATAATGCTGAGGTGCAAGCTCTAGGTCAGACGGTACCATGGGGTGTGCCGCATGTCCAGGGCACAGCTGCACACGAAGGTGGTCACACAGGAAGTGGCGTGAAAGTGGCTATACTAGATACGGGTATTGATAACGAGCACGAGGATTTAGCTGCGAATGTGAAAGGCGGGTATTCTGTTTTCACAGATGACGAAAACAGCGATCCTTTTTATGACGGTAACGGCCATGGTACACACGTTGCTGGAACTGTCGCCGCTGTCGACAATACTCTAGGTGTTTTAGGAGTGGCTCACCAAGCTGACCTCTATGCTGTGAAAGTCCTCAGTAACAGCGGCAGTGGTTCTTATGCCGGTATTGCAGAAGGTATAGAATGGGCTGTGAAAAATGATATGGATATCATTAACATGAGCCTTGGTGGATCATCGAGTTCTTCCGTATTAGAAGAGATGTGTAATGCTGCGTATGATGCAGGAGTACTCACGGTTGCTGCAGCAGGCAATAGCGGAAACAGAGGTGGAAAAGGGGATAGCGTTGGCTATCCTGCGAAATACGAATCCGTCATTGCAGTAGCAGCCGTCGACGCCGACAACCAACGTGCAAGCTTCTCTAGTACAGGACCAGCAGTAGAGTTGGCTGCTCCAGGTGTAGACGTATTAAGTACGGTACCGAATAATGGCTATGACAGATATAATGGAACTTCCATGGCTTCTCCGCATGTGGCGGGTGTGGCAGCGCTCGTTTGGGGTGCGAAGCAAGGCTTATCTAATGAACAGTTAAGACAGTTGCTGAGAGACTCAGCTATGGATTTAGGAGATCCGAATCATTATGGCTATGGTCTAGTGCAGGCAGTAGATGCCATACAGCAGTAG
- a CDS encoding gamma-glutamyl-gamma-aminobutyrate hydrolase family protein, with translation MKKPIIGITASLEEAHVKVKRYYADWIFNQGGIPFIIPYTTDETQLQSLTEQIDGLLLAGGGDIDPTLFEEEPVPGLGSITPERDTLELSLAKHALESDIPILAICRGIQILNVAAGGNMYQDLDTQYGEKSLLQHMQVAPTWHASHTVAITPSSKLHAIVGSEKVKTNSFHHQAVKDAAPGFIVSAESTDGVVEAIESLKHSYVIGVQWHPECMPLTHHPSRAMFQSFVGACQQV, from the coding sequence ATGAAAAAACCGATCATTGGTATCACAGCGTCATTAGAAGAGGCACACGTGAAAGTCAAACGTTATTACGCCGATTGGATCTTTAACCAGGGAGGGATTCCTTTCATCATTCCGTATACGACTGATGAAACTCAATTACAGTCACTCACGGAACAGATTGACGGTCTCCTTTTAGCAGGCGGGGGTGACATAGATCCTACCTTATTTGAAGAAGAGCCCGTCCCAGGTCTAGGATCTATTACACCGGAAAGAGACACATTAGAACTAAGCTTAGCTAAGCACGCCTTAGAAAGTGACATCCCTATACTGGCTATCTGTCGGGGCATACAAATCTTAAATGTGGCTGCAGGTGGAAACATGTATCAGGATCTAGATACACAGTATGGCGAGAAAAGTCTACTTCAACATATGCAAGTGGCACCAACTTGGCATGCTAGTCATACTGTAGCCATTACACCGTCGTCAAAGCTACATGCGATCGTGGGCTCAGAAAAGGTGAAGACGAATAGTTTTCATCATCAAGCCGTTAAAGATGCAGCTCCCGGTTTTATCGTTAGCGCTGAGAGTACAGACGGGGTCGTTGAAGCTATTGAAAGTCTTAAACACTCCTACGTTATCGGGGTTCAATGGCACCCAGAATGTATGCCCTTGACTCACCACCCCTCGCGAGCTATGTTCCAGTCCTTTGTGGGCGCTTGTCAACAAGTGTAA
- a CDS encoding SPL family radical SAM protein, with protein sequence MNRSIQYKQPKKWLTPASGYLQGYSHTLNPYVGCAFSCVYCYVRRMPVALFRQKEWGTWVDVKEGASETFRKELRKVKDKGAVTIFMSSSTDPYQPIEYNTRITRQLLEVMVEEGGPDFLFLQTRSPLVTRDIDLLHEMRDRLLISVTVETDREDIRQVFSPWAPPIQGRIRALRQLKKAGLPVQAAVSPVLPCTERFADTLADHVDRVCLDDYFMGDGSKGKRTKQLGVDKVYRSLGLEHWYTPEAYQQVWSQFETVFSSDQLYLSQEGFKPMLR encoded by the coding sequence ATGAATCGGTCAATACAGTACAAACAACCCAAAAAATGGTTAACACCAGCAAGTGGGTATTTGCAAGGGTACAGTCATACGCTCAATCCTTACGTAGGCTGTGCTTTTTCCTGTGTCTACTGTTATGTACGGCGTATGCCCGTAGCCCTTTTCCGTCAAAAAGAGTGGGGGACATGGGTGGATGTGAAGGAGGGGGCCTCTGAAACGTTTAGAAAAGAACTTCGTAAAGTAAAAGACAAAGGGGCTGTCACAATTTTCATGTCATCGAGTACAGATCCTTATCAACCTATTGAATACAACACGCGTATCACCCGTCAGCTGCTAGAAGTGATGGTGGAAGAGGGCGGTCCTGATTTTCTTTTTTTACAAACACGTAGTCCCCTGGTCACAAGAGATATAGACCTCCTTCACGAGATGAGGGATCGACTATTAATAAGCGTGACAGTTGAAACGGATCGGGAAGACATTCGTCAAGTATTCAGTCCATGGGCGCCTCCTATACAAGGAAGAATACGGGCTTTACGTCAATTAAAAAAGGCGGGCTTACCAGTCCAGGCAGCCGTATCACCTGTATTACCTTGTACTGAACGGTTTGCAGACACGTTGGCTGATCACGTCGACCGCGTTTGTCTTGACGATTATTTTATGGGGGACGGAAGCAAAGGGAAACGAACAAAACAGTTAGGAGTGGACAAGGTGTATCGCTCCTTGGGACTTGAACACTGGTATACACCAGAAGCGTACCAACAAGTATGGTCGCAGTTTGAGACGGTATTCTCATCTGACCAATTATACTTAAGCCAGGAAGGCTTTAAACCAATGCTTAGATAA